In one window of Deinococcus yavapaiensis KR-236 DNA:
- a CDS encoding DUF4188 domain-containing protein, translating into MNQPAAPRPETARMTAELDGDFVVFLIGMQINRPWRVQAWLPVLLAMPRMLRELQEQPQLGCLASWNTGFTVVQYWRSTEHLMAYARARDHQHLPAWQAFNRRARRAAGDVGIWHETFRVQAGAYETVYVGTGPRGLGRAGNLHPATHGRATAEGRLRGAPTS; encoded by the coding sequence ATGAACCAACCTGCCGCTCCCCGCCCCGAAACCGCCCGCATGACCGCCGAGCTCGACGGCGACTTCGTGGTGTTCCTGATCGGCATGCAAATCAACCGGCCCTGGCGCGTTCAGGCCTGGCTGCCGGTCCTCCTCGCGATGCCGCGCATGCTTCGAGAACTTCAAGAGCAGCCTCAGCTCGGCTGCCTCGCCAGCTGGAATACCGGCTTCACGGTCGTGCAGTATTGGCGCAGTACCGAACACCTGATGGCGTACGCGCGCGCCCGTGACCACCAGCATCTTCCCGCCTGGCAAGCGTTCAACCGGCGCGCTCGGCGGGCGGCGGGCGACGTCGGCATCTGGCACGAGACGTTCCGAGTTCAAGCGGGCGCCTACGAGACGGTCTACGTCGGAACCGGCCCGCGCGGGCTGGGCAGAGCGGGCAACCTGCACCCCGCGACGCACGGACGCGCGACCGCCGAGGGACGCCTTCGTGGAGCGCCAACGTCATAA
- a CDS encoding PadR family transcriptional regulator encodes MTTASPPTLTAISYIVLGMLAEHGPATSYDMKRYVDTSVGYFWSFPRSQLYAEPQRLATLGLLEEQQEEGGRRRRVYHLTATGRDALRAWLATPAGSGELRDPGLLRLFFARQGPPELTRALAAEQRELHAARLIEYQHLAASLKGAEALQAHTLRMGLLYEEACVRFWSELETLPEL; translated from the coding sequence ATGACGACCGCAAGTCCCCCCACGCTCACCGCCATCTCGTACATCGTCCTCGGCATGCTCGCCGAACACGGCCCCGCCACCTCGTACGACATGAAGCGCTACGTGGACACCTCGGTCGGGTACTTCTGGAGCTTTCCGCGCTCCCAGCTCTACGCCGAACCACAACGCCTCGCCACCCTCGGCCTGCTCGAAGAGCAACAGGAGGAAGGCGGGCGGCGGCGGCGCGTCTATCACCTCACGGCCACCGGCCGCGACGCTCTGCGCGCCTGGCTCGCCACGCCCGCCGGTTCGGGCGAACTGCGCGATCCGGGCTTGCTGCGACTGTTCTTCGCTCGGCAGGGACCGCCGGAACTCACCCGCGCCCTCGCCGCCGAACAGCGCGAACTGCACGCCGCGCGTCTCATCGAGTACCAGCACTTGGCGGCCTCCCTGAAGGGCGCGGAAGCTTTGCAGGCCCACACGCTGCGCATGGGCCTGCTGTACGAGGAGGCTTGCGTGCGCTTCTGGTCGGAACTCGAAACCCTCCCCGAGCTGTGA